From the genome of Brassica oleracea var. oleracea cultivar TO1000 chromosome C4, BOL, whole genome shotgun sequence:
AATAGAGATTGGTCTTTTCCTCTCCCATAACTTCTTCTTTTTTCCTTTAATAGGTTTCTTTAAAACATACTGAATACATTGATAGGTTTCATTGCGAATATGTGGACAGCATTGCAATTGCCACTGGATTATCAATAAATTTTTAAGGGGGGTGTATTCAATCTAAAATTTAAGGTGATTTGATTTTTAATGAGGTTGTAGATGATTTTAAGGAATTGCAGAGAATAAAATATTTTTGGTTAAACCACTCTAGAATATCACCTAAAACCATGAGATTTGAGTTTTAATTTTTTTAACTAAGAAACTCCACCCAAACACTCTAAAATCACTTGAAAACTTGAAAACTCCACAACATAAAATTCTTTCAATAATAGTGGATTTCAGAGTACTTTATAAAATGTCAAGTTCAATAACACTGGATTTTAAATGAGTTTTTAAAATTCATGTTTCAATAACAGTGAATTTGTCATTTTGACACAAATCACCTAAAACTCTCAATTGAATACACCCCCCTAAGTGTTTTCCTAAGAAGAAAATAAGGAAACAAAGAAAAATGAATTTAGCATTGGTCACAAACAAAAGAAAAATCAGAAGGAAAAGAACAATTAAAGATGTAATTCCCGATCATTCACAGTTAATCGGTTTTCCACGCGTTTGCTCTCTCGACATGTGAGGTTTAAAAGGATAACTAAAGATGTAACGCTTGACCATCCACGGTTAATCAGTCTTCCATCTGTCTACTCTTTCTACGTGTGAAGTTTAAAAAGACAATTAAAGATGTAACGCATGATCATCCATGGTTAATCGGTCTTCCACGTGTTTGCTCTCTCGATATGTGAAATTTAAAAAGACAATTTAAGATATAACGCTTGACCATCCACGGTTAATCGGTCATCCACACACCTGCCCTCTCGACATGTAAGCCCATTATATATGATAGTCGGTGCGATAGTTAATGGGAGGTTTAAAAGACTTGTTTACTGATCATTTAATTGCTAGTTGATATTTTCTATGTTTTGTCATTACTCACACGATATCGACAATCACTTTTCGATATATACCCTTCATCATTCAACTATTCCAACTAAAAATTTTAGAAGAACATAAATAGAATTTGATATAAATAGTCAAATCAATAATATTTATTTTTCACAAATATTATCATATACCAAATATGAGAAGGAGGAGATAAAATAACATAACTATAATGATAAAATGATTGTACATTCTTTAAAACAAATTGAATACCTTGATAGGTGCCATTGGGAATCTGTGGACAGCATTGCCAGTGGATCATTAATAAGGTTAATTGGTTTTCCACGCATCTGCTCTCTCGACATGTGAGGTTTAAAAGGACAATTAAAGATGTAACGCTTGATCATCCACGATTAATCGGTCTTCCACGCGTTTTCTCTCTCGATATGTCAGGTTTAAAAGGAAAATTAAAGATGTAACACTTGACCATCCGTGGTTAATCGGTCTTCCATGCATATGCTCTCTCGACATGTGAGGTTTAAAAAGAAAATTTAAGATGTAACGCTTGACCATACATGGTTAATCGGTCTTCCATGCAAACACGTGTTTACTCTCTCGATATGTGAAGTTTAAAAAGAAAATTAAAGATGTAACAGTTGATGGTCCACGGTTAATTGGTCATCTACGCACCTGCTCTCTCGACATGTAAGTCCACTATTTATGCTAGTCGGTGTGTTATTTAACAGAAATTTAAAATATTTATTTACTTACGATTTAATAGCTAGATGATATTTTCTATGTTTTGTCTTTACTCATTCGATATCGACAATCACTTTTTGATATAGATCATTCATCATTCAGCTATTCTAACTAAGAAGTTTAGAACGACATAAATAGAGTTTGATATAAGTAGTCAAATCAAATATATTAAGATTTTCTATATATTATCATAAACCAAATATGAGAAGGAGGAGATAAAATAACATAAGTATAATGATAAAATTGATTGTACATTCTTTAAAACAAATTGAATACATCGATTGTGACTTTGGGAATCTGTGGACAACATTTCTTGTGGAATATCAATAAGTTTATGGTATTTTCTTAACGAGAAAATAAGGAAATGAAGAAAAATAAATTTAGCATGGTCATAAACAAAACAATGATAAGTAAAATAACAATCAAAGATGTAACTCCTGAACATCCACGGTTAATCGGTCTTCCACGAGCTTGTCCTCTCGACATGTGAGTTTAAAATAAAAAATAAAAGAAAAGATGTAACGCTCAACTGTCCATAGTTAAACAGTCTTCCACACACATGCACTCTCAACATGTGAGTCTATTATGTATGATAGTCAGTGGGTTAGTTAATGGAAGGTTCAAAAGACTTATATATTGATCATTAATCACTTGATGATATTTTCTATGTTTTGTCTTCACTCACATGATATTGAAACTCACTTTTTGATATAAAATCATTCATCATTCAACTATTTCAACTAAAAACTTTAGAACGACGTAAATATAATTTGATATAAGCAAATCACTTTTCCACAGTTATATCTATATTATCTTATCTTGAGTCACATGTGTAATATCAATGTAAATATTTTGAATAAAATGAGAGAAGTAAACTAGGAACATAAGGTTAAATTTACATATATTTGATTATCTTTTGGTATCCATTTGAGTTCGAATATTATCCGCTCGAGTTCGGATATCCATTCTCTCTTAACTCAATACATGTTCGGGTATTTTGCTATTTCAGTTCAGATTTCAGTTTAGGTTTTATGAGTCGGATTTGGGTACGAGTTTGAATCGGATAATATGCGCATGCCTAATTAGTACACTCATTTGTTAAGGGATATCTAATACAAAAAAGGTAAAGTAAGCAATGACACTGTAGAAACAATGTAAAACATTTCAGTTATTACTCTCTCTGTTTTAATATTGATAAAAAATAGCTATTCTGATTTTTACAATGACTGAGATGGTTTTGTGGATATTTGGTTTGTTGAAAGGGTTTTCTGCAAAAAAACCCTCAATGTGGTTTTGTTTTGCAAATTAATCCGCGAACTCAAAAACCCACGGGTCAACCCTCCAAGTGCCAGTCAAACCGCAATATAATCCTCAGCCGTATATATGTGTATTTGACAGTGTATAATTTTAACATTTTTCAATACTACGTCATTTTGGCGCTAATTTTTAAATGAAAAAAAAATTGTTGAACTCGGGGTTTGAAACTTGAACNNNNNNNNNNNNNNNNNNNNNNNNNNNNNNNNNNNNNNNNNNNNNNNNNNNNNNNNNNNNNNNNNNNNNNNNNNNNNNNNNNNNNNNNNNNNNNNNNNNNNGACGTAGTATTGAAAAATGTTAAAATTATACACAGTCAAATACACATATATACGGCCGAGGGTTATATTGCGGTTTGACTGGCACTTGGAGGGTTGATCCGTGGGTTTTTGAGTTTGCGGATTAATTTGCAAAAAAAACCACATTGAGGGTTTTTTTGCAGAAAACCCTTGTTGAAAAGACCGCAGCGAACAGTCAATTCTGGTAAAAGAAGACTTTTGTCATGTTTCTCTAATGAATCACGTCAATGGAGATGGCGTAAGTATGTATGGCACAGTGGTAAAGTTTGGTTGAGAAAATTATATCTCAAGCATAGTCAACCCACACACTTAGTCATTTATGATCTTCAGAGGAATAATATATCAAAGTATTGAAATAATTAGGGCATTGTGAGATAGGATTGAGCTGGTATTATGTTTTTTCTATAGCTCCGTCATCGGCTTGTTTGAATCGCTTTGCTTCTCTTTCTTTGATTTAATTTACTTCTGGTTACTTAGTTTGTTCGGTTGTCAATTTATTTTAAATTTGGCAAAGTTTTTGATTGTTTTTTTGTGTGCTTCTTTCAATGGATTTGGAAAAAAAAAACTTCGGTTCAATTGAACCGTTTAGAAAAGTCAATTGACAGACCTACTGCGGATGGTGGCAACGGGTTTTACCGGCTTCAATCGTTGATGGTTCTTCATGTGATGGTGACGGAGTTCTTGCTGCAAACTATGGTTACTTCAGAAGGCAACATCAAATTCTATGAAACGGTAATCTCTTTGACTCTATTATTATCAATAGAGCAATATAAAGAGTTGTTTTGTCTCAGTGGTTCCTACTGGAGTATTAAAAAGAGAGTGACAATCATTCTCAATTCAGAGTGAAGCGTGGTGTTTTTGGATTAATGCTAAGATTATCTTCCTTGAGATTCAACTATTTTATAAGCAAATATGGAGCTTTTAAATGAAAAATCTTTAGTCATCCACACGCAAAATAGATATGTGTGAATTTACTTTAGATCCCTACTGATATAGCCCTTCTCTTATATTTATTTTGCTAGTTTTCATTGTTTAGAACTTTTTGCTGACTTAATAATACAATCCAACGTTAAAAAAATACACACTATGAAGTAAGTGGAAATATATATAAACAAGCAAAGATAATAAATTAAGTGGACACATTATATATAAATTCCTATTTGTAAGTAAATTTAAGTTAAAATGTGGAGCTTCATTCTTCGAAGAGAAAGATAAGCCAAGAGACGGTAGCCAATAATCATAGCTACGAGAGCACTCACTTCCTTAAGTCCATTCACTATCTCCTCTCCGTTTACATCCTGCATGATTTGTTCATATTGAACCTTGACAAGGAGCTTGTATGTGTGATAGTTGAATGACATGTAACGTATCCATGCAATAAACATCGGAACTTTCTGCCAAAGACAAACAAAAAATGATCAGTGCTAAGCAATTCATTACAGTTATAACACTCCTTTATCTATGTATGATGATAAGTTTTAGGATTTGCTTATCTGAAACAGCATATGATCTTAATTAGAGGTAAATATCTCACTGTAAGTAGAAGTTTACAACATGTCTGAACGTGGAGAAAGGTATGTAAGAACAATGTACTATGTTGTCCAAAAAAACAACCCTGTTTATAATTTTGAAATCAATCAAGAATGTACCAGAAGGATCTTGTCTTTGAATTGGAAGTTGTATATAATAATCTACCTTTACGAAGTAGCCACCAGCGAGCATGAAAGTCATCACAGTTACTGATGCTAAAGTTGTGGCCTTCTTCAAATCCATTAAGCTTGCCCCTATAGCTAATCCAAGTCCCTAAACACAAAAAAGTTGTTAGCATTTTTGGGTTCAATATATCCTCTAGTTTCACAATGAGACCCTTTTTACCTGAGCTGCAACGATGCAGAGGAAGACTGTGAGCACACTTAGGAAAAAGGATTCAGCTCTTAGTCTCAATCCTGCCATGAAATATACAACTACCAGGAAAAGCACAGGTAATATCAAGTCAAGTGGCAGGTCGCTTGTGGTCCTAGCCACAAAATATGCACTTAATCTATACATATTAGACTCTCTTTCCTTGCTCAGCATTGCTCTCTCTTGAGGAAACGTGAAGATCGCTGTGAATACCGGAAAGAATCCCCAGAAAACAGCAATGAAGAAGAGTAGACCTACCTGAGATAAAGAGAGAGTTCCATTTTCAACATAAGCGACTAATTTCTAGACCATGAACATGTTCTCGTACCTGATCTTGTAGACCTTTGGGATGTTGAATGTCTGATTGCCACCAGAGTAAACCTAAGATAATGGCAGTGGATAGCACTTGAGTGACTCTCAACCAGCTGAAATAGTCATGCTTACGTTCTTTAAATCCTCTTAAAGAGAGTATGCAGTACTGATCCCACCAGCTTAACCCCCATTCTCGCTTGGGGCAAGTTATCATCAGTTTAACTTCTTCATCAAGAGGAACTGGTTCCATAAGTTTCTTCTTCTCCTTGACTTCAATCTGTGTCTTGTAAGCCTCCTCAAGATACTGTGTTTCCGCATCAACATCACAGTTAATATGATATAGCTCTAGAAAGGTATCTTGAACTGTATCTTTGCCTCACCTCATATACAACTGTAGGAGTTGGCTTGGAAGATCTTATCTTTCTGCAAGACTTTTCCATCTTCGTTTCCTCTTTAAGAGCTGAGGGTATGGAGATATCGTTCATGTTTCCATTTGCCAAGTCCAGCAAGAACTCTGCTGGGTTCATGGAGAGTAGAGGAGAACAACCTATGGAAGAGAAGTAAGACATTGCTTCTGATGCTTTCCCAAAGTAAAGCAAGCTTCCTCTGCTGAGTACAACCAGCTTGTCGAATCTGTGAAAGAGCCTGCTTGACGGTTGGTGGATTGTTGTTACTATAGTTTTCCCAGCCTGCATGCCAACAAGTAAGAACTTGGTTATGGTCAAAACAGGATTTAGAGCTGTCTC
Proteins encoded in this window:
- the LOC106337265 gene encoding ABC transporter G family member 27 isoform X1, with the translated sequence MEMGTSSSSGLVKAKSETLSEALKSSSLDFSNGGGSSHGRKQHVRASSSPSQSGSSNYTRNTHIRKAKTLDLGRLTGGEALSRASSASLGLSFSFTGFAVPHEEEIIPSEQSCSNDDNLEDIEAATSSVVKLQEEPTFPIYLKFIDITYKVTCKAMTSSSGKSILNGISGSAYPGELLALMGPSGSGKTTLLNVLCGRFNHQNMGGSVSYNDKPYSKHLKTRIGFVTQDDVLFPHLTVKETLTYTALLRLPKTLTKQLKEQRAINVIQELGLERCQDTMIGGSFVRGVSGGERKRVCIGNEIMTNPSLLFLDEPTSSLDSTTALKIVQMLQSIAKAGKTIVTTIHQPSSRLFHRFDKLVVLSRGSLLYFGKASEAMSYFSSIGCSPLLSMNPAEFLLDLANGNMNDISIPSALKEETKMEKSCRKIRSSKPTPTVVYEYLEEAYKTQIEVKEKKKLMEPVPLDEEVKLMITCPKREWGLSWWDQYCILSLRGFKERKHDYFSWLRVTQVLSTAIILGLLWWQSDIQHPKGLQDQVGLLFFIAVFWGFFPVFTAIFTFPQERAMLSKERESNMYRLSAYFVARTTSDLPLDLILPVLFLVVVYFMAGLRLRAESFFLSVLTVFLCIVAAQGLGLAIGASLMDLKKATTLASVTVMTFMLAGGYFVKKVPMFIAWIRYMSFNYHTYKLLVKVQYEQIMQDVNGEEIVNGLKEVSALVAMIIGYRLLAYLSLRRMKLHILT
- the LOC106337265 gene encoding ABC transporter G family member 27 isoform X3, coding for MVIYFIDITYKVTCKAMTSSSGKSILNGISGSAYPGELLALMGPSGSGKTTLLNVLCGRFNHQNMGGSVSYNDKPYSKHLKTRIGFVTQDDVLFPHLTVKETLTYTALLRLPKTLTKQLKEQRAINVIQELGLERCQDTMIGGSFVRGVSGGERKRVCIGNEIMTNPSLLFLDEPTSSLDSTTALKIVQMLQSIAKAGKTIVTTIHQPSSRLFHRFDKLVVLSRGSLLYFGKASEAMSYFSSIGCSPLLSMNPAEFLLDLANGNMNDISIPSALKEETKMEKSCRKIRSSKPTPTVVYEYLEEAYKTQIEVKEKKKLMEPVPLDEEVKLMITCPKREWGLSWWDQYCILSLRGFKERKHDYFSWLRVTQVLSTAIILGLLWWQSDIQHPKGLQDQVGLLFFIAVFWGFFPVFTAIFTFPQERAMLSKERESNMYRLSAYFVARTTSDLPLDLILPVLFLVVVYFMAGLRLRAESFFLSVLTVFLCIVAAQGLGLAIGASLMDLKKATTLASVTVMTFMLAGGYFVKKVPMFIAWIRYMSFNYHTYKLLVKVQYEQIMQDVNGEEIVNGLKEVSALVAMIIGYRLLAYLSLRRMKLHILT
- the LOC106337265 gene encoding ABC transporter G family member 27 isoform X2 — translated: MEMGTSSSSGLVKAKSETLSEALKSSSLDFSNGGGSSHGRKQHVRASSSPSQSGSSNYTRNTHIRKAKTLDLGRLTGGEALSRASSASLGLSFSFTGFAVPHEEEIIPSEQSCSNDDNLEDIEAATSSVVKLQEEPTFPIYLKFIDITYKVTCKAMTSSSGKSILNGISGSAYPGELLALMGPSGSGKTTLLNVLCGRFNHQNMGGSVSYNDKPYSKHLKTRIGFVTQDDVLFPHLTVKETLTYTALLRLPKTLTKQLKEQRAINVIQELGLERCQDTMIGGSFVRGVSGGERKRVCIGNEIMTNPSLLFLDEPTSSLDSTTALKIVQMLQSIAKAGKTIVTTIHQPSSRLFHRFDKLVVLSRGSLLYFGKASEAMSYFSSIGCSPLLSMNPAEFLLDLANGNMNDISIPSALKEETKMEKSCRKIRSSKPTPTVVYEYLEEAYKTQIEVKEKKKLMEPVPLDEEVKLMITCPKREWGLSWWDQYCILSLRGFKERKHDYFSWLRVTQVLSTAIILGLLWWQSDIQHPKGLQDQVGLLFFIAVFWGFFPVFTAIFTFPQERAMLSKERESNMYRLSAYFVARTTSDLPLDLILPVLFLVVVYFMAGLRLRAESFFLSVLTVFLCIVAAQGLGLAIGASLMDLKKATTLASVTVMTFMLAGGYFVKGCFFGQHSTLFLHTFLHVQTCCKLLLTVRYLPLIKIICCFR